In a single window of the Deltaproteobacteria bacterium genome:
- the mnmE gene encoding tRNA uridine-5-carboxymethylaminomethyl(34) synthesis GTPase MnmE, producing the protein MGDLDETIAAPITAAGHSAISVVRISGPLTRQAIESLVVQAKRVIDNPRKLMLVDIRHLKYSDYSHVEAELLDSGMVVYFPRFRSFTGEDSAEFNIHGSPFLVEKLLESLCACGLRLANPGEFCKRAFLNGKLDLVQAEAIADLIAAESETQARAAKHQLAGALSAAISQLGEQVKNCLAELEAFIDFPEEDIETASEFAINLMLKEAVTAIDRLLESFRTGKLYREGAQVVIVGYPNAGKSSILNRLVGEERAIVSQYAGTTRDAIEERISLDGLLIRLWDTAGIIDSTLPSDEVSRLNLMGVEQSWLRVENADLAVFVFDVTEDVDGLEKLFRQVIAKVNNVVAVGNKCDLLSEEQLIELKLHVQEVFGAAEALEPLFVSATNGQGFRELKRAIRGKLLMNSSASIGAIVTNFRHRDCLLEARKALEEGLSNLKASTAVELIASDIRQALSSLSDIIGVTSSEDILERIFSKFCIGK; encoded by the coding sequence GTGGGCGATTTAGATGAAACGATTGCAGCACCAATTACGGCAGCTGGGCATTCCGCTATATCGGTAGTGCGAATTAGCGGGCCGCTTACGCGCCAGGCTATTGAGAGTTTGGTGGTTCAAGCTAAGCGCGTGATAGATAACCCCCGCAAGTTGATGCTGGTCGATATTCGCCACCTCAAATATAGCGACTATAGCCATGTTGAGGCAGAACTACTCGATAGTGGCATGGTCGTTTATTTTCCTCGTTTTAGGAGCTTTACTGGTGAAGACTCGGCTGAGTTTAACATTCACGGAAGCCCGTTTCTCGTAGAAAAGCTCCTAGAGAGTTTGTGTGCCTGTGGTTTGCGCCTTGCGAATCCGGGGGAGTTTTGCAAGCGGGCCTTTTTAAATGGCAAGTTAGATTTAGTTCAGGCCGAAGCAATTGCAGATTTAATTGCGGCGGAAAGCGAGACTCAGGCTAGGGCTGCAAAGCATCAGCTAGCCGGGGCTTTGTCTGCGGCTATATCTCAATTGGGCGAGCAGGTAAAAAACTGTTTGGCGGAACTAGAGGCTTTTATCGATTTTCCCGAGGAGGATATTGAGACGGCTAGCGAGTTTGCGATTAATCTGATGTTAAAAGAAGCAGTGACCGCGATTGATAGGCTTCTTGAGTCTTTTAGGACCGGCAAGTTATATCGCGAGGGTGCTCAGGTTGTCATTGTTGGTTATCCCAACGCCGGCAAATCGAGCATTTTAAATAGGCTTGTAGGTGAAGAGAGGGCAATAGTTAGCCAGTATGCAGGAACTACGCGTGACGCTATCGAGGAGCGCATTTCACTAGATGGCCTTTTAATACGTCTCTGGGATACTGCTGGAATTATAGATTCGACTTTGCCAAGCGACGAAGTTAGTAGGCTTAACTTGATGGGCGTAGAGCAGAGTTGGCTTAGGGTAGAAAATGCAGATTTAGCCGTTTTTGTCTTTGATGTCACAGAGGATGTAGATGGCTTGGAGAAGTTATTTAGGCAAGTCATTGCAAAAGTTAATAACGTAGTTGCTGTTGGGAATAAGTGCGATTTGCTGTCAGAGGAGCAGTTGATAGAGCTTAAGTTGCATGTGCAGGAGGTTTTTGGGGCGGCAGAAGCATTAGAACCTTTATTTGTTTCGGCAACTAATGGCCAAGGATTTAGAGAGCTAAAGAGAGCAATCCGAGGGAAGTTATTGATGAATTCTTCGGCCAGTATTGGTGCGATAGTGACTAATTTTCGCCATCGCGATTGTCTTTTAGAGGCAAGGAAGGCTTTAGAGGAGGGGCTTTCTAATCTAAAGGCAAGCACAGCGGTTGAACTTATTGCTTCAGACATTCGCCAAGCTTTGTCGTCGTTAAGCGATATCATTGGCGTCACTAGTAGCGAGGATATTTTAGAGCGAATTTTTAGCAAGTTTTGCATTGGCAAATAA
- a CDS encoding zinc-binding dehydrogenase, whose translation MKALYFEQHGRPDVLKYGDIAKPSLKPGEVLVRVRACALNHLDLWVLGGWPGLKLEMPHVGGSDVAGEIAELGEGVIHWQIGDRVVVNPGIIEVEDEWTRRGEESVSPYYGILGETRRGGFAQFVSVPAANLMKIPSDFDYTEACAPLLVALTAWRMLKVRAALTAGQSVLIVGAGGGLNNISLQLAKHFGATVIALSSSEEKLQKCLSLGAHHAINYRQCPDWSREVKRLTNGRGVDVVVDNVGAKTMEQSLRAVARGGKIVTVGNTSGPMLSIDNRLIFTKQISIIGSTMGSKEDFQTVMPLVWNRKIASSIDCVLPLEKGREAYERIARGEQFGKIVLTAQS comes from the coding sequence ATGAAGGCACTTTACTTCGAGCAACACGGCCGACCCGATGTCCTAAAGTATGGGGATATTGCCAAACCTTCTCTTAAACCAGGTGAGGTATTAGTTCGAGTGAGAGCCTGCGCCTTAAACCACCTGGATTTGTGGGTTCTCGGCGGCTGGCCGGGCTTAAAGCTAGAAATGCCTCACGTTGGTGGTTCAGATGTAGCTGGGGAAATAGCTGAGTTGGGAGAAGGAGTAATACACTGGCAGATCGGCGATAGAGTAGTGGTAAATCCGGGCATTATCGAAGTGGAAGATGAGTGGACTAGGCGCGGAGAGGAAAGCGTAAGTCCCTATTATGGGATTTTGGGAGAGACTAGGCGCGGCGGCTTTGCCCAGTTTGTGAGCGTGCCAGCAGCAAATTTAATGAAAATCCCCTCAGATTTCGACTATACCGAAGCCTGTGCTCCGCTATTAGTTGCGCTAACGGCTTGGCGGATGCTAAAAGTTCGCGCTGCACTAACCGCGGGGCAAAGTGTGTTAATCGTTGGTGCGGGCGGAGGTTTAAACAACATTAGTTTGCAGCTCGCCAAACACTTTGGAGCTACCGTAATTGCGCTAAGCAGTAGCGAGGAGAAGCTGCAAAAATGCCTCAGCCTTGGCGCCCATCACGCGATTAATTACCGCCAATGTCCCGACTGGAGCCGCGAAGTCAAGCGCCTTACGAATGGTCGGGGGGTGGATGTAGTCGTAGACAACGTCGGCGCAAAAACTATGGAGCAATCGCTAAGAGCGGTAGCGCGTGGGGGAAAAATTGTAACCGTGGGAAACACCAGCGGCCCCATGCTTTCAATCGACAATCGCCTCATCTTCACTAAACAAATAAGCATTATTGGCTCTACTATGGGAAGCAAGGAGGATTTTCAAACGGTTATGCCGCTAGTGTGGAATAGAAAGATAGCGTCGAGCATAGATTGCGTTTTGCCTCTAGAAAAAGGCCGCGAGGCCTATGAGAGAATCGCCCGCGGGGAGCAATTTGGAAAAATCGTTTTAACTGCACAATCTTAA